The sequence AACCGATTTCAGATAACCAATGCGATCCTCCAGATACTCCTGATCGTCGGTTATCTCGGTAAACGGATAAACATCGTTTTCCAAAAAAAACTCAGCCAATTCCCCGTTGCTCAGATGGCCTTGAGTTTCCAATGCCTCCTTGAGCGCGTCCAGTTCATCACCCATCATCATCCATGCTTCGGACAGATCATCGACTAAGATGCCTATGCCGCCATTGAAGATTGTCCATTTCAGACAACCAGCCACCGCTTTGGCAAGTTCACGATCAATGTCCAACAAGGAAAACTGGGAAAATCTGGGATAAACGCCCAACACCAAAAAAACACCCTCGTTCTTACTTTGCTGCATTTCAAAGCTCATCGGCTCAAAGTCGCTGTGGACCGAGTCGATACCTGCAATACTCATCGATTCTTGATTCAAGTGATCCATGATTTTGGCAACGACCTCCTGATATAGGCGATAGACAGCCTCCCAGCCAGCCGTCACGGCCAGATCGATTTCAGCTTCTTCAACTAGCCCCATTGAATGGGCTAACAAGATCATGCAAGAAACTCCGGAGCGATTGGTTTCAAAATCGGCCTTGTCTTTTCGGTGCCGAATCTCGTCGATCAAACCGTTCAGGTCGGTTTCGATCCTGACTTGACCGAATAATTGACCTACAGCATCGGAAGTTGTTTGGGGTCGATACCCATAATGGTTCGGTTGGGCAGTTTTGGCAGGTTCAGCTTGAACTGAAAGCATGTTGGCTCGTTCTCGGTCTTGACGTTGTTATCAATGGGAGATTGGCTCCCCCATTCTTTCAATTGTGCTATTCCAACGCTATCAGCCTTATCAGCCTTTGGTTTTGACTTCTTGATGCGGCTTGATGGCATAGTGCAATTCCTCGCCTATCAGTTCAGGCTCATTGAGTTCGACATGAGCCAGATGCGGGTATGAGGCCGCATAGAGCTTGATGGCTTCTTCCGGCGATAAATCGGGTGCAGGATCGGCAAGACGAACAGCACCCATTTTGAAGACTCTGACCGGGCGAATGACAGTGGTATTGTTATTTTCCATGTTGAATCCTCAAAACAGTGATTTATCGGTTACGGCAATTTCCGCTGTTTTTTCGCTTGCCGCATTCTGATGATTCGGTTCTTCAAACCGGGATCTTTCTGTCGGCTTATCCGCCTGCTTGTTCTTGACTGCTTCGGCCTTCCCTTTCTTTCCAGCCTCCTTGATTCGACTCATGGCGTCCTTCAAGTCGTTATGACCGCCTTCGCGCACATCGGCAAAATCGGCCAGAGAACGCGGAAAATCCGCGTCTAGCGCTTGAGGATGTGTTACCACGTACAAAGGCATCGCCAGCGCCGCTCTCAGCGACTGAATGGCTTCTGAGGCTTTCTCGTCTGCCGCCCCCTGCAGCACCGGCTGAACCAGTACGGCAAGCAGGTCACCCTTGCGGGTGACTGTAAACTGAATGCGCTCATCGTTTTTGAGCATGTTATGGAAGGTTTCAAAGATCATATTAAGCAGCCTCTTCTTCGGGGTCTTGGGTGTAACCGTTAGCGTTTAAAGACATGGCTTTTTCCTCGTCATCGAGCCAATCCGAATCGCTGAGATAATTGGAAGGGCTTGATGATTCTTCCGCATCCAGATCATCGAATTCACCTGTTTTTGCT comes from Methylicorpusculum oleiharenae and encodes:
- a CDS encoding PRTRC system protein C yields the protein MENNNTTVIRPVRVFKMGAVRLADPAPDLSPEEAIKLYAASYPHLAHVELNEPELIGEELHYAIKPHQEVKTKG